The following are encoded together in the Lathyrus oleraceus cultivar Zhongwan6 chromosome 3, CAAS_Psat_ZW6_1.0, whole genome shotgun sequence genome:
- the LOC127126372 gene encoding DNA repair protein recA homolog 2, mitochondrial isoform X2: MPFSTRLHLFARPLLSSSLLYPSRQNGIRKILTRIGMRTCSLSSTAEASGLECDEIFDDAKAAEKNNALCLAVSQLASEFSKESMLSLRKFFGVRYANVVSTGSLKLDLALGVGGLPKGRIVEIYGREAAGKTTLALQIIKEAQKLGGYCAYLDVESALDLSLVESMGVNTKNLLISNPDCAENLLSMVDTLTKSGAVDVIVVDSVAALVPKCELDQLGVATSHDLHSRMMTQALRKINYSLSRSQTLLVFINQVRFSPKLFGGRGPMEEVTCGGNALRFYAAVRLRLSRMGLIKTEDKVEGITVCCQVVKNKLAPAAMKKAELGIKFGRGFCQESEVFDLACEHGLIMKDEGNYFIEGEALSSREAAEVFLVKNKKICDKLVMDMKRLYL, from the exons ATGCCATTTTCGACTCGCCTCCATCTCTTTGCAAGGCCTTTACTCTCTTCCTCTCTCCTTTACCCTTCGCGCCAG AATGGAATTAGAAAAATATTGACGAGGATTGGCATGAGGACCTGTTCGCTTTCTTCTACAG CTGAAGCTTCAGGTTTAGAATGTGATGAGATCTTTGATGATGCGAAAGCAGCAGAGAAAAATAACGCACTTTGCTTGGCTGTCTCGCAGCTTGCTAGTGAGTTTAGCAAGGAGTCAATGTTATCTTTGAGGAAGTTTTTTGGTGTACGCTATGCCAATGTGGTATCTACCGGCTCTTTGAAGCTTGACTTAGCACTTGGAGTTGGAGGATTACCAAAG GGTAGGATTGTTGAAATTTATGGACGAGAAGCCGCTGGTAAGACGACGCTTGCCCTTCAGATTATTAAAGAAGCTCAAAAGCTTGGAG GATATTGTGCATATCTTGATGTAGAAAGTGCATTAGACCTTTCACTCGTGGAGTCAATGGGTGTAAATACCAAAAACCTTCTCATCTCAAATCCAGACTGTGCAGAAAATTTGTTGAGCATGGTTGATACATTAACAAAAAGCGGAGCTGTAGACGTGATTGTGGTTGATAGT GTTGCTGCTCTTGTCCCAAAATGCGAACTTGATCAATTGGGAGTTGCTACAAGTCATGATTTACATTCACGAATGATGACTCAAGCTCTACGGAAAATTAATTATTCATTATCCCGCTCCCAAACTCTCTTAGTTTTTATTAATCAG GTTAGATTTAGTCCAAAATTATTCGGGGGACGTGGCCCTATGGAAGAGGTCACCTGTGGTGGAAACGCTTTGAGATTCTATGCAGCTGTTCGTTTGCGACTTTCAAGAATGGGATTGATCAAAACCGAAGATAAG GTTGAGGGTATTACGGTATGTTGCCAAGTAGTAAAAAATAAACTAGCACCTGCAGCAATGAAAAAAGCTGAACTAGGTATCAAGTTTGGAAGAGGCTTTTGCCAAGAATCCGAGGTCTTTGATTTGGCTTGTGAACATGGACTCATTATGAAAGACGAGGGGAACTATTTTATTGAAGGGGAGGCTCTTAGTAGTAGAGAAGCTGCTGAAGTATTTTTGGTTAAAAATAAGAAGATTTGTGACAAGTTAGTTATGGACATGAAACGACTTTATCTTTAA
- the LOC127126372 gene encoding DNA repair protein recA homolog 2, mitochondrial isoform X1, whose product MPFSTRLHLFARPLLSSSLLYPSRQNGIRKILTRIGMRTCSLSSTVSAEASGLECDEIFDDAKAAEKNNALCLAVSQLASEFSKESMLSLRKFFGVRYANVVSTGSLKLDLALGVGGLPKGRIVEIYGREAAGKTTLALQIIKEAQKLGGYCAYLDVESALDLSLVESMGVNTKNLLISNPDCAENLLSMVDTLTKSGAVDVIVVDSVAALVPKCELDQLGVATSHDLHSRMMTQALRKINYSLSRSQTLLVFINQVRFSPKLFGGRGPMEEVTCGGNALRFYAAVRLRLSRMGLIKTEDKVEGITVCCQVVKNKLAPAAMKKAELGIKFGRGFCQESEVFDLACEHGLIMKDEGNYFIEGEALSSREAAEVFLVKNKKICDKLVMDMKRLYL is encoded by the exons ATGCCATTTTCGACTCGCCTCCATCTCTTTGCAAGGCCTTTACTCTCTTCCTCTCTCCTTTACCCTTCGCGCCAG AATGGAATTAGAAAAATATTGACGAGGATTGGCATGAGGACCTGTTCGCTTTCTTCTACAG TTTCAGCTGAAGCTTCAGGTTTAGAATGTGATGAGATCTTTGATGATGCGAAAGCAGCAGAGAAAAATAACGCACTTTGCTTGGCTGTCTCGCAGCTTGCTAGTGAGTTTAGCAAGGAGTCAATGTTATCTTTGAGGAAGTTTTTTGGTGTACGCTATGCCAATGTGGTATCTACCGGCTCTTTGAAGCTTGACTTAGCACTTGGAGTTGGAGGATTACCAAAG GGTAGGATTGTTGAAATTTATGGACGAGAAGCCGCTGGTAAGACGACGCTTGCCCTTCAGATTATTAAAGAAGCTCAAAAGCTTGGAG GATATTGTGCATATCTTGATGTAGAAAGTGCATTAGACCTTTCACTCGTGGAGTCAATGGGTGTAAATACCAAAAACCTTCTCATCTCAAATCCAGACTGTGCAGAAAATTTGTTGAGCATGGTTGATACATTAACAAAAAGCGGAGCTGTAGACGTGATTGTGGTTGATAGT GTTGCTGCTCTTGTCCCAAAATGCGAACTTGATCAATTGGGAGTTGCTACAAGTCATGATTTACATTCACGAATGATGACTCAAGCTCTACGGAAAATTAATTATTCATTATCCCGCTCCCAAACTCTCTTAGTTTTTATTAATCAG GTTAGATTTAGTCCAAAATTATTCGGGGGACGTGGCCCTATGGAAGAGGTCACCTGTGGTGGAAACGCTTTGAGATTCTATGCAGCTGTTCGTTTGCGACTTTCAAGAATGGGATTGATCAAAACCGAAGATAAG GTTGAGGGTATTACGGTATGTTGCCAAGTAGTAAAAAATAAACTAGCACCTGCAGCAATGAAAAAAGCTGAACTAGGTATCAAGTTTGGAAGAGGCTTTTGCCAAGAATCCGAGGTCTTTGATTTGGCTTGTGAACATGGACTCATTATGAAAGACGAGGGGAACTATTTTATTGAAGGGGAGGCTCTTAGTAGTAGAGAAGCTGCTGAAGTATTTTTGGTTAAAAATAAGAAGATTTGTGACAAGTTAGTTATGGACATGAAACGACTTTATCTTTAA